The region TCCGCTTCCATGAATGCGCATTGTTGCAGATGATTGTGAAGGAGTTCCCGTCTGTTCAAGAAAGACCGCTTGCTGGACTCGCTGCATTGGCACCAAAACGAGCTAGACCTATAGAAGAAAGAGAGCGGCAGACATGAACGGTGAGCTCCCGACACTTCGAGTTGGATCACGACCCTGTCGCTGTCCCGAACCCTCCCACGAAGCACAGTTGGTGGTGGTCACGGGTGGTCCCGGAGCCGGTAAGACCGCAGTCCTGGAACTAGCCGCTCACACATTTTGCCGCCATGTGGCGATTCTCCCTGAGGCGGCCACGATCGTCTTCGGTGGCGGATTTCCGCGTCATGATTCTGAAGCCGGGTTGCATGCTTCGCAGCAGGCCATTTTTGCCGTTCAGCGCCAACTCGAAGGACTTGTCGTCGACGAGGGGCGGGTCGGGGTAGCACTTTGTGACCGGGGGACCATCGACGGACGGGCCTACTGGCCCGGATCGCCGGAATCGTTTTGGGAGGCCATGGGGTCGACGAGTGCCGGGGAGCTAGCCCGTTACATGGCCGTCATCCATTTGCAGACGCCACCCTTGGACGAGGGGTACCATCAGGATCGTATTCGCTCCGAGACCGTCGG is a window of Acidimicrobiia bacterium DNA encoding:
- a CDS encoding ATP-binding protein, with product MNGELPTLRVGSRPCRCPEPSHEAQLVVVTGGPGAGKTAVLELAAHTFCRHVAILPEAATIVFGGGFPRHDSEAGLHASQQAIFAVQRQLEGLVVDEGRVGVALCDRGTIDGRAYWPGSPESFWEAMGSTSAGELARYMAVIHLQTPPLDEGYHQDRIRSETVGRAREIDRLITAAWSDHPRRVFVPPAVEFSSKSAVALAAIRATLPSCCRSLEPAST